One genomic segment of Oreochromis aureus strain Israel breed Guangdong linkage group 9, ZZ_aureus, whole genome shotgun sequence includes these proteins:
- the LOC116321066 gene encoding uncharacterized protein LOC116321066 encodes MKRSVTGKMDILLNTKSRRKSGSRSDSTKEKEDTDVSIHHSVIQGTPRLRSRRHSHRLLTEIEKELQLKLEKDIRERKELQLKLEKDIRERMFDPYDTSFESGFVFPSPGTSKASTKGVEQETFDHHVKLSGPSRMHTLMSPMLIPCVQHKQTQTEITGSFLSNTCEHCIHVPTGEIKQKFPAPGDGLKVNHIRRVPKPSQSKYPPSCSLSVTSFVDESAAGSSTANPESEEIVTHCNMKLEAMPDDYKLQGTSGSSGLCSRSCLLPCSHSMVSLSKIPCAKNNFTQVNSSPDMLLNEFTPVITDDFDDENYTFQCSCPGLYQCSVTGLVFLMKGEGDVVYRTVPWNRRLLTQHHKKPAGPLFDITCQQQSVCQLCLPHCEIISTGGGQFLQVAHVKDEGIEFITPQRITESHVVINITGFSGYGNVKDEDSPPGPVQALVLLFYKPPVDPDPSSILSVLLLPRNIVIRDVQRTRRKLNGDERYIDTPPHCKLHPKQVYTLSAVPEDDSVLVQPTDAEFDDEHRESYFTSFRVDLRIVFRDVNLSLKDKSSSTCVWERDVCLFSPTVGTLNRPPSERLFNIRSCFIEGISQPNLSSLIDKLLEKTVITDAEREEADTMQNPRVKARFVIDTVRNKGDAASSELINILRELDKILFEHLRLN; translated from the coding sequence ATGAAACGCAGTGTTACTGGAAAAATGGATATACtattaaacacaaaatcaaGGAGAAAAAGTGGGAGCAGGAGTGACAGcactaaagaaaaagaagacacaGATGTTAGTATACATCATTCAGTGATCCAGGGTACACCTCGATTGCGTTCTAGACGTCATAGCCATCGTCTTctaacagaaatagaaaaagaatTACAGTTAAAATTGGAAAAAGACATACGTGAACGAAAAGAATTACAGTTAAAATTGGAAAAAGACATACGTGAACGAATGTTTGATCCATATGACACCAGCTTTGAGTCAGGGTTTGTGTTCCCGTCCCCTGGGACTTCAAAAGCAAGCACTAAAGGAGTGGAACAAGAAACGTTTGATCATCATGTAAAACTATCTGGGCCAAGTAGAATGCATACGTTAATGAGTCCTATGTTAATTCCTTGTGTtcaacacaagcaaacacagacagaaataaCAGGAAGCTTCCTTTCTAACACTTGTGAACATTGCATACACGTGCCTACAggggaaataaaacaaaagtttcCAGCTCCAGGTGATGGGCTGAAAGTTAATCACATCAGAAGAGTTCCAAAACCAAGCCAGTCTAAATATCCTCCTTCCTGCTCCCTCTCTGTGACCTCTTTTGTTGATGAATCAGCAGCAGGTAGCAGCACAGCAAATCCTGAGAGTGAAGAAATTGTGACACACTGTAATATGAAATTAGAAGCCATGCCAGATGATTATAAACTTCAAGGAACATCTGGATCTAGTGGGCTGTGCAGCAGATCCTGCCTCTTGCCTTGTTCTCACAGCATGGTCTCATTGAGCAAAATACCCTGCGCAAAGAACAACTTCACACAAGTAAACAGCTCACCTGATATGCTGTTAAATGAGTTTACACCAGTTATCACTGATGATTTTGATGATGAAAACTACACTTTCCAGTGCTCCTGTCCAGGCCTGTACCAGTGCAGTGTGACCGGCCTGGTGTTTTTAATGAAGGGAGAAGGAGACGTGGTTTACAGGACTGTCCCTTGGAACAGGAGGCTGCTGACCCAACACCACAAGAAGCCTGCAGGACCCCTGTTTGACATCACATGTCAGCAGCAGTCTGTGTGTCAGCTTTGTCTCCCACACTGTGAGATCATCTCCACAGGTGGAGGTCAGTTCTTGCAGGTCGCTCATGTGAAGGATGAGGGCATCGAGTTCATCACCCCTCAGCGGATAACGGAAAGTCATGTTGTTATAAACATCACAGGATTTTCTGGCTATGGTAATGTGAAGGATGAAGACTCTCCCCCTGGCCCAGTCCAAGCTTTGGTTCTGCTCTTCTACAAACCCCCAGTTGATCCTGATCCCAGTTCCATCCTCagtgtgttgttgttgccaaGGAACATCGTGATCCGTGATGTACAGCGCACCAGGAGGAAACTAAATGGAGATGAGAGGTACATAGACACACCCCCTCATTGCAAACTGCATCCAAAGCAGGTTTACACTCTGTCTGCTGTTCCTGAAGATGACTCTGTTCTAGTTCAGCCAACAGACGCTGAATTTGATGATGAGCACCGCGAAAGTTACTTTACATCATTCCGGGTGGATTTAAGAATAGTCTTCAGAGATGTTAACCTGAGTCTGAAAGATAAGAGCAGCTCCACATGTGTTTGGGAAAGAGATGTGTGTCTTTTCTCCCCTACAGTGGGAACTTTGAATCGTCCTCCTTCTGAGAGGCTGTTCAACATACGAAGCTGCTTCATTGAAGGGATATCACAACCTAATCTCAGCAGCCTGATCGACAAACTGCTGGAGAAAACGGTGATAACTGATGCAGAGAGGGAGGAAGCAGACACGATGCAAAACCCAAGGGTAAAGGCACGTTTTGTTATTGATACTGTGAGGAATAAAGGTGATGCTGCCAGTTCAGAGTTGATAAACATTCTCCGTGAGCTTGACAAAATCCTCTTTGAGCACCTCAGGTTAAAttga